In one Struthio camelus isolate bStrCam1 chromosome 35, bStrCam1.hap1, whole genome shotgun sequence genomic region, the following are encoded:
- the RPS6KA4 gene encoding ribosomal protein S6 kinase alpha-4 isoform X1 produces MAEPAGIQPAARGDSSSGDDDDEELPPALANLAGHQEKVGVENFELLKVLGTGAYGKVFLVRKVSGPDAGRLYAMKVLRKAAVAQKAKTAEHTRTERAVLEQVRASPFLVTLHYAFQTRARLHLILDYVSGGELFTHLYQRDHFSEAEVRIYAGEIVLALEHLHKLGIIYRDVKLENVLLDRDGHVVLTDFGLSKEILGEEKDRTFSFCGTIEYMAPEIIRSKSGHGKCVDWWSLGILMFELLTGASPFTLEGEKNSQAEVSRRILKCHPPFPPVIGPVARDLLQKLLCKDPKKRLGSGPNGARDIKEHPFFKGLDWEALAARRVKAPFKPVIRSDLDVGNFSDEFTRLEAAYSPATTPPSTDRIFQGYSFIAPSILFTHNAVTAGTLGQGPSGDRPDSSAVAHSAMLKDSPFFQLYDMDLSEAVLGEGSFSVCRRCRQRQSGRDFAVKILSKRLEASTQREVMALQLCESHPNIVKLHEVHHDQYHTYLVLELLRGGELLERIRRKRHFGEAEAAHIMGSLVSAVGFMHEAGVVHRDLKPENILFADESEGAPVKVIDFGFARLRPPPSQPMRTPCCSLPYAAPELLGAAGYDEACDLWSLGVVLYTMLSGRVPFQGEGEGGALAPAATIVTRIREGRFSLEGDAWSGVSAEAKELVRGLLTVEPSKRLKLGSLRASPWLRGAGTRSSAPLRTPGVLGTAGPALRTGVHATLQAFSQGSRAGVFLKSVDNAPLAKRRRQKLSEGVPGGAPPNRPRPKGPPRRPEPPS; encoded by the exons ATGGCCGAACCCGCCGGTATCCAGCCCGCGGCCCGCGGCGACAGCAGCAGCGGcgacgacgacgacgaggagCTGCCGCCCGCTCTCG cCAACCTGGCCGGCCACCAGGAGAAGGTCGGCGTGGAGAACTTCGAGCTGCTCAAGGTCCTGGGGACCGGAG CCTACGGGAAGGTGTTCCTGGTGCGCAAGGTGTCGGGGCCGGACGCGGGGCGCCTCTACGCCATGAAGGTGCTGCGCAAGGCGGCCGTGGCGCAGAAGGCCAAGACGGCGGAGCACACGCGCACCGAGCGGGCCGTCCTCGAGCAAGTGCGCGCCTCGCCCTTCCTCGTCACCCTGCACTACGCCTTCCAGACCCGCGCCCGCCTCCACCTCATCCTCG attACGTGAGCGGGGGGGAGCTCTTCACCCACCTGTACCAGCGCGACCACTTCTCGGAGGCCGAGGTGCGCATCTACGCCGGCGAGATCGTCCTGGCCCTCGAGCACCTGcacaag CTGGGCATCATCTACCGGGACGTGAAGCTGGAGAACGTCCTGCTGGACCGCGACGGACACGTGGTGCTCACCGACTTCGGCCTCAGCAAGGAGATCTTGGGCGAGGAG AAGGACCGGACGTTCTCGTTCTGCGGCACCATCGAGTACATGGCGCCCGAGATCATCCGCAGCAAGTCGGGGCACGGCAAg TGCGTGGACTGGTGGAGCCTGGGCATCCTCATGTTCGAGCTGCTCACGGGGGCGTCACCCTTCACCCTCGAGGGCGAGAAAAACTCCCAGGCCGAGGTGTCCAG GCGCATCCTGAAGTGCCACCCACCCTTCCCACCCGTCATCGGCCCCGTGGCCCGCGACCTGCTCCAGAAGCTGCTCTGCAAAGACCCCAAGAAGCGCCTCGGCTCGGGGCCCAACGGTGCCCGTGACATCAAGGAGCACCCCTTCTTCAAG GGCCTGGACTGGGAGGCGCTGGCCGCCCGCCGGGTCAAGGCCCCCTTCAAGCCCGTCATCCGCAGCGACCTCGACGTCGGCAACTTCTCCGACGAGTTCACCCGCCTCGAGGCCGCCTACTCGCCCGCCaccaccccccccagcaccgaCCGCATCTTCCAG ggctACTCCTTCATCGCCCCGTCCATCCTCTTCACCCACAACGCGGTGACGGCCGGCACCCTGGGCCAGGGCCCCAGCGGCGACCGGCCCGACTCCTCCGCCGTGGCCCACAGCGCCATGCTcaag gACTCGCCCTTCTTCCAGCTGTACGACATGGACCTGAGCGAGGCGGTGCTGGGCGAGGGCAGCTTCTCCgtgtgccgccgctgccgccagcgCCAGAGCGGCCGCGACTTCGCCGTCAAGATCCTCAGCAAGAG GCTGGAGGCGAGCACCCAGCGGGAGGTGATGGCCCTGCAGCTCTGCGAGTCCCACCCCAACATCGTCAAGCTTCACGAGGTGCACCATGACCAG TACCACACGTACctggtgctggagctgctgcgggGCGGCGAGCTGCTGGAGCGCATCCGGCGCAAGCGGCACttcggggaggccgaggcggCGCACATCATGGGCAGCCTCGTCTCCGCCGTCGGCTTCATGCACGAGGCCGGCGTGGTGCACCGCGACCTCAAGCCCGAG aaCATCCTCTTCGCCGACGAGTCGGAGGGGGCGCCCGTGAAGGTGATCGACTTTGGCTTCGCCCGCCTGCGCCCGCCGCCCTCGCAGCCCATGCGCAcgccctgctgcagcctgccctACGCCGCCCCCGAGCTGCTGGGCGCCGCCGGCTACGACGAGGCCTGCGACCTCTGGAGCCTCGGCGTCGTCCTG TACACGATGCTGTCGGGCCGGGTGCCCTTccagggcgagggcgagggcggcgCCCTGGCCCCCGCCGCCACCATCGTCACCCGCATCCGCGAGGGGCGCTTCTCCCTGGAGGGCGACGCCTGGAGCGGCGTCTCCGCCGAGGCCAAGGAGCTCGTGCGAG GGCTGCTGACGGTGGAGCCGTCCAAGCGGCTGAAGCTGGGCTCGCTGCGGGCCAGCCCCTGGCTGCGGGGGGCCGGCACCCGCTCCTCGGCCCCCCTGCGCAcccccggggtgctggggaccGCCGGGCCCGCCCTGCGCACCGGCGTCCACGCCACCCTCCAG GCCTTCAGCCAGGGCTCGCGGGCCGGCGTCTTCCTCAAGAGCGTGGACAACGCACCCTTGGCCAAGCGGCGGCGGCAGAAGCTCAGcgagggggtgccggggggggcccccccaaaccgcccccgccccaagggccccccccgccgccccgagccccccTCCTAG
- the RPS6KA4 gene encoding ribosomal protein S6 kinase alpha-4 isoform X2, which produces MAEPAGIQPAARGDSSSGDDDDEELPPALANLAGHQEKVGVENFELLKVLGTGAYGKVFLVRKVSGPDAGRLYAMKVLRKAAVAQKAKTAEHTRTERAVLEQVRASPFLVTLHYAFQTRARLHLILDYVSGGELFTHLYQRDHFSEAEVRIYAGEIVLALEHLHKLGIIYRDVKLENVLLDRDGHVVLTDFGLSKEILGEEDRTFSFCGTIEYMAPEIIRSKSGHGKCVDWWSLGILMFELLTGASPFTLEGEKNSQAEVSRRILKCHPPFPPVIGPVARDLLQKLLCKDPKKRLGSGPNGARDIKEHPFFKGLDWEALAARRVKAPFKPVIRSDLDVGNFSDEFTRLEAAYSPATTPPSTDRIFQGYSFIAPSILFTHNAVTAGTLGQGPSGDRPDSSAVAHSAMLKDSPFFQLYDMDLSEAVLGEGSFSVCRRCRQRQSGRDFAVKILSKRLEASTQREVMALQLCESHPNIVKLHEVHHDQYHTYLVLELLRGGELLERIRRKRHFGEAEAAHIMGSLVSAVGFMHEAGVVHRDLKPENILFADESEGAPVKVIDFGFARLRPPPSQPMRTPCCSLPYAAPELLGAAGYDEACDLWSLGVVLYTMLSGRVPFQGEGEGGALAPAATIVTRIREGRFSLEGDAWSGVSAEAKELVRGLLTVEPSKRLKLGSLRASPWLRGAGTRSSAPLRTPGVLGTAGPALRTGVHATLQAFSQGSRAGVFLKSVDNAPLAKRRRQKLSEGVPGGAPPNRPRPKGPPRRPEPPS; this is translated from the exons ATGGCCGAACCCGCCGGTATCCAGCCCGCGGCCCGCGGCGACAGCAGCAGCGGcgacgacgacgacgaggagCTGCCGCCCGCTCTCG cCAACCTGGCCGGCCACCAGGAGAAGGTCGGCGTGGAGAACTTCGAGCTGCTCAAGGTCCTGGGGACCGGAG CCTACGGGAAGGTGTTCCTGGTGCGCAAGGTGTCGGGGCCGGACGCGGGGCGCCTCTACGCCATGAAGGTGCTGCGCAAGGCGGCCGTGGCGCAGAAGGCCAAGACGGCGGAGCACACGCGCACCGAGCGGGCCGTCCTCGAGCAAGTGCGCGCCTCGCCCTTCCTCGTCACCCTGCACTACGCCTTCCAGACCCGCGCCCGCCTCCACCTCATCCTCG attACGTGAGCGGGGGGGAGCTCTTCACCCACCTGTACCAGCGCGACCACTTCTCGGAGGCCGAGGTGCGCATCTACGCCGGCGAGATCGTCCTGGCCCTCGAGCACCTGcacaag CTGGGCATCATCTACCGGGACGTGAAGCTGGAGAACGTCCTGCTGGACCGCGACGGACACGTGGTGCTCACCGACTTCGGCCTCAGCAAGGAGATCTTGGGCGAGGAG GACCGGACGTTCTCGTTCTGCGGCACCATCGAGTACATGGCGCCCGAGATCATCCGCAGCAAGTCGGGGCACGGCAAg TGCGTGGACTGGTGGAGCCTGGGCATCCTCATGTTCGAGCTGCTCACGGGGGCGTCACCCTTCACCCTCGAGGGCGAGAAAAACTCCCAGGCCGAGGTGTCCAG GCGCATCCTGAAGTGCCACCCACCCTTCCCACCCGTCATCGGCCCCGTGGCCCGCGACCTGCTCCAGAAGCTGCTCTGCAAAGACCCCAAGAAGCGCCTCGGCTCGGGGCCCAACGGTGCCCGTGACATCAAGGAGCACCCCTTCTTCAAG GGCCTGGACTGGGAGGCGCTGGCCGCCCGCCGGGTCAAGGCCCCCTTCAAGCCCGTCATCCGCAGCGACCTCGACGTCGGCAACTTCTCCGACGAGTTCACCCGCCTCGAGGCCGCCTACTCGCCCGCCaccaccccccccagcaccgaCCGCATCTTCCAG ggctACTCCTTCATCGCCCCGTCCATCCTCTTCACCCACAACGCGGTGACGGCCGGCACCCTGGGCCAGGGCCCCAGCGGCGACCGGCCCGACTCCTCCGCCGTGGCCCACAGCGCCATGCTcaag gACTCGCCCTTCTTCCAGCTGTACGACATGGACCTGAGCGAGGCGGTGCTGGGCGAGGGCAGCTTCTCCgtgtgccgccgctgccgccagcgCCAGAGCGGCCGCGACTTCGCCGTCAAGATCCTCAGCAAGAG GCTGGAGGCGAGCACCCAGCGGGAGGTGATGGCCCTGCAGCTCTGCGAGTCCCACCCCAACATCGTCAAGCTTCACGAGGTGCACCATGACCAG TACCACACGTACctggtgctggagctgctgcgggGCGGCGAGCTGCTGGAGCGCATCCGGCGCAAGCGGCACttcggggaggccgaggcggCGCACATCATGGGCAGCCTCGTCTCCGCCGTCGGCTTCATGCACGAGGCCGGCGTGGTGCACCGCGACCTCAAGCCCGAG aaCATCCTCTTCGCCGACGAGTCGGAGGGGGCGCCCGTGAAGGTGATCGACTTTGGCTTCGCCCGCCTGCGCCCGCCGCCCTCGCAGCCCATGCGCAcgccctgctgcagcctgccctACGCCGCCCCCGAGCTGCTGGGCGCCGCCGGCTACGACGAGGCCTGCGACCTCTGGAGCCTCGGCGTCGTCCTG TACACGATGCTGTCGGGCCGGGTGCCCTTccagggcgagggcgagggcggcgCCCTGGCCCCCGCCGCCACCATCGTCACCCGCATCCGCGAGGGGCGCTTCTCCCTGGAGGGCGACGCCTGGAGCGGCGTCTCCGCCGAGGCCAAGGAGCTCGTGCGAG GGCTGCTGACGGTGGAGCCGTCCAAGCGGCTGAAGCTGGGCTCGCTGCGGGCCAGCCCCTGGCTGCGGGGGGCCGGCACCCGCTCCTCGGCCCCCCTGCGCAcccccggggtgctggggaccGCCGGGCCCGCCCTGCGCACCGGCGTCCACGCCACCCTCCAG GCCTTCAGCCAGGGCTCGCGGGCCGGCGTCTTCCTCAAGAGCGTGGACAACGCACCCTTGGCCAAGCGGCGGCGGCAGAAGCTCAGcgagggggtgccggggggggcccccccaaaccgcccccgccccaagggccccccccgccgccccgagccccccTCCTAG